A stretch of the Lactuca sativa cultivar Salinas chromosome 9, Lsat_Salinas_v11, whole genome shotgun sequence genome encodes the following:
- the LOC111896422 gene encoding peroxidase N1, with translation MEVFCNNKIPLFFVVLLATLTSLAQSQGTRNGFYQTSCPRVEAIVQSAVAAADRANAGVPPGLVRMFFHDCFVNGCDASILLNGPSTERTAPPNSLLRGFEIIDAAKTELERVCPGVVSCADILALAARDSVLLAGGIARWAVPLGRRDGLVSRAADTANLPAFNDAVDVQIRKFAEKGLNAQDLVTLSGAHTIGTAACALFSYRLYNFNNTNGPDPSIDQAFLPTLRNLCPNGGDGSRRVALDTGSQNRFDNSYYANLRNRRGVLESDQVLWSNPTTQRLVQRFLGVRGLLGLTFNVEFARSMVRMGNIEVKTGTQGEIRRVCSAIN, from the exons ATGGAGGTTTTTTGTAATAACAAAATACCCCTCTTCTTTGTTGTCTTGTTAGCGACCTTGACCAGCTTGGCACAAAGCCAAGGCACCCGAAATGGCTTCTACCAGACCTCATGCCCAAGAGTTGAAGCCATTGTGCAGTCTGCAGTTGCAGCAGCTGATCGGGCCAACGCAGGGGTCCCACCAGGTTTGGTTAGAATGTTTTTTCACGATTGTTTTGTTAATGGCTGTGACGCCTCTATCCTACTCAATGGTCCTTCTACTGAGAGAACTGCTCCACCCAATTCTCTATTGAGAGGCTTCGAGATTATCGATGCTGCAAAGACGGAACTCGAAAGGGTTTGTCCTGGGGTCGTCTCCTGTGCTGATATTCTTGCACTGGCTGCCCGTGATTCTGTGCTTCTG GCTGGGGGAATTGCGCGCTGGGCAGTGCCATTAGGCCGTAGAGATGGATTGGTTTCACGTGCAGCTGACACTGCAAATCTTCCTGCTTTCAATGACGCCGTTGATGTCCAAATCAGGAAGTTTGCTGAGAAAGGTCTTAACGCCCAAGATCTTGTTACCCTTTCTG GAGCACACACCATTGGGACAGCAGCCTGTGCATTATTCAGCTACAGGCTATACAACTTCAACAACACCAATGGACCGGATCCATCTATTGACCAAGCATTTCTTCCCACACTACGAAACCTGTGCCCCAACGGAGGAGATGGTTCAAGGCGTGTGGCTTTAGATACAGGAAGCCAAAACAGGTTTGACAATTCATACTATGCAAACCTGAGGAACCGGAGAGGTGTACTTGAATCTGATCAAGTGCTATGGAGCAACCCAACAACACAAAGGTTAGTGCAACGGTTTCTTGGAGTTAGGGGACTCCTTGGATTGACTTTTAACGTTGAGTTTGCAAGATCAATGGTGAGGATGGGTAATATTGAGGTGAAAACTGGGACTCAAGGAGAAATTCGTCGGGTTTGTAGTGCAATTAATTGA